In the Bacillus shivajii genome, one interval contains:
- the fliH gene encoding flagellar assembly protein FliH: protein MSKLIKSAYANKLEDSVKTIGVRRLYTNNDENDPSIEHDEMNEQAEQQYSGKQNEVERENILLEAKQQAEELIEEAQLEIDAKKKEIAEYENNIAKEAEVRFEKAKQAGEKEGYEAGLIKGKQAYDQKIVEAQKIIDQAKQDYISKIGDSQSDMLDLSLNIAEKIIGKTIDEDPDAFLQLVKEAVTEVREQEEVKIYVPPNCYERTLKNKREIKEIALNTRQLYIYPDASINEDSCIIETPFGKIDASIDSQLTEMKTALHELLKSGDQHEHS, encoded by the coding sequence TTGTCTAAATTAATTAAATCAGCTTACGCTAATAAGCTCGAAGACTCGGTAAAAACAATAGGTGTCCGACGCTTATATACAAACAATGATGAAAATGATCCCTCTATAGAACATGATGAAATGAATGAACAAGCCGAACAACAATATTCAGGGAAACAAAATGAAGTCGAACGTGAAAATATATTATTAGAAGCTAAACAACAAGCTGAGGAATTAATAGAAGAAGCGCAGCTTGAAATTGATGCAAAGAAAAAAGAAATTGCTGAATATGAAAATAACATTGCAAAAGAAGCGGAAGTACGTTTTGAAAAAGCAAAACAAGCTGGAGAAAAAGAAGGATATGAAGCAGGATTAATTAAAGGAAAGCAAGCTTATGATCAAAAAATCGTTGAAGCACAAAAAATAATTGATCAAGCAAAGCAAGACTATATCTCCAAAATCGGCGATAGCCAGAGTGATATGTTAGATCTTTCCTTAAATATTGCAGAAAAAATCATAGGGAAAACTATTGATGAAGATCCTGATGCTTTTCTTCAGCTTGTAAAAGAAGCTGTTACAGAAGTTCGTGAACAAGAAGAAGTGAAAATTTACGTTCCGCCAAACTGTTATGAACGAACTTTAAAGAACAAGCGAGAGATTAAGGAAATTGCTTTAAATACTAGGCAACTCTATATTTACCCTGATGCATCGATTAACGAAGACAGCTGTATTATTGAAACACCTTTCGGAAAGATCGATGCATCTATTGATAGTCAATTAACGGAAATGAAAACTGCTCTTCATGAATTATTAAAATCAGGAGATCAACATGAACATTCGTGA
- the fliE gene encoding flagellar hook-basal body complex protein FliE, which produces MDANISSMTNIMRPTQTNATQPKVAPHKAQDSFKGWLNDAIKDVNQAQVTSQKMTGKLARGENVDLHDVMIAGQKASISLQTTVEVRNKAVEAYQEIMRMQV; this is translated from the coding sequence ATGGACGCTAATATTTCATCAATGACAAATATTATGAGACCAACACAAACAAATGCAACTCAACCGAAAGTGGCGCCTCACAAGGCACAGGATTCCTTTAAAGGCTGGTTAAACGATGCGATCAAAGACGTAAACCAAGCGCAAGTAACTTCTCAAAAAATGACTGGAAAGTTAGCTCGTGGTGAAAATGTCGACTTGCACGATGTCATGATTGCAGGACAAAAGGCTAGTATTTCATTACAAACAACAGTCGAAGTACGTAATAAAGCTGTTGAAGCTTATCAAGAGATTATGAGAATGCAAGTTTAA
- a CDS encoding flagellar FlbD family protein, producing the protein MVELTRLNGQPFTLNALYIEQIQAFPDTTITLINGKKLVVKETELEVAQKVESFYQKVGLSSLTVKSTADLREKEG; encoded by the coding sequence ATGGTTGAATTAACAAGGTTAAATGGACAACCGTTCACTTTAAATGCACTATATATTGAACAAATCCAAGCATTTCCTGATACAACGATTACGTTAATAAATGGAAAGAAGCTTGTCGTAAAAGAAACAGAATTAGAAGTAGCACAAAAAGTAGAATCGTTTTATCAAAAGGTTGGTCTATCATCACTAACTGTAAAAAGTACGGCTGACCTTCGAGAGAAGGAGGGTTAA
- a CDS encoding flagellar hook protein FlgE produces MLRSMYSGIGGMRNFQTKLDTIGNNISNVNTFGFKKGRTTFKDLVSQQLSGASTAGDNRGGTNPQQVGLGSSLASIDTIHTQGSLQTTGRDLDMGISGDGFFVVNDGDQSYYTRAGNFYLDEQGNLVNSDGLRVQGYGVDGDGNIDEGAGFGDLEITAGSLMAPQATGNAQFRGNLNADYVSGTALGNNDYSEQEIRDLIEGSGTVVPYSVVDSLGRVHDLDLVFQKTGENEWQVGSLLFDEDENEYTFTELASDLSFNNDGSFNDVDIDQLVIGGTDGSDDLAIDIDLSRMSQFARNTTADISNVDGNMDGTLESYNISETGEINGVFSNGEVRLLGQIGLANFNNPGGLSKSGDNLYAVSNNSGAPQLGFAGDGGRGTLTGAALEMSNVDLSEEFAEMIVSQRGFQANTRMITTSDEILQELVNLKR; encoded by the coding sequence ATGCTACGTTCAATGTATTCAGGGATTGGTGGAATGAGAAACTTCCAAACAAAGCTCGATACTATAGGAAATAATATCTCAAACGTAAACACATTTGGTTTTAAAAAAGGTCGTACAACTTTTAAAGATTTAGTTAGTCAACAACTCTCTGGTGCTAGTACAGCTGGAGATAACCGAGGAGGTACAAATCCTCAACAAGTAGGTCTTGGTAGTAGCTTAGCTTCTATTGATACGATTCATACACAAGGATCACTTCAAACAACTGGTCGTGATTTAGATATGGGGATTTCTGGTGACGGATTCTTCGTAGTCAACGATGGAGATCAGTCTTACTACACACGTGCCGGAAACTTTTACTTAGATGAACAAGGAAACTTAGTAAACTCTGACGGTTTGCGTGTTCAAGGTTACGGAGTAGATGGCGATGGAAATATTGATGAGGGAGCAGGTTTTGGTGATTTAGAAATCACAGCGGGTAGCTTAATGGCACCACAAGCAACAGGGAATGCCCAATTTAGGGGTAATTTAAATGCTGATTATGTTTCTGGAACTGCATTAGGTAATAACGATTATTCGGAACAAGAAATTCGTGATTTAATTGAAGGTTCTGGTACGGTGGTTCCATACTCAGTCGTTGATTCTTTAGGAAGGGTACATGACCTTGACTTAGTGTTCCAAAAGACAGGTGAAAATGAATGGCAAGTAGGCTCATTATTATTTGATGAAGATGAAAATGAATATACATTCACTGAATTAGCAAGTGACTTATCTTTTAATAACGATGGATCATTCAATGATGTTGACATTGACCAACTAGTTATTGGTGGTACTGATGGGTCAGATGATTTAGCAATTGATATAGATCTTTCACGAATGTCTCAGTTTGCTCGTAATACAACTGCAGACATAAGTAATGTTGATGGTAACATGGACGGTACTCTTGAAAGTTATAATATCTCCGAAACTGGTGAAATCAACGGTGTTTTCTCTAACGGCGAAGTTCGTTTACTTGGTCAAATTGGCCTAGCGAATTTCAATAACCCTGGTGGTCTTTCAAAATCTGGAGATAACCTATATGCAGTATCTAACAACTCAGGAGCGCCGCAACTCGGTTTTGCTGGTGATGGTGGTCGTGGCACATTGACAGGGGCAGCTCTTGAAATGTCTAACGTTGACTTATCAGAAGAGTTTGCGGAAATGATTGTTTCACAACGTGGGTTCCAAGCAAACACGAGAATGATTACAACATCAGATGAAATTCTTCAAGAGCTTGTAAACTTAAAACGATAG
- a CDS encoding flagellar hook-length control protein FliK, producing MNEMLGLTPAMQQLNSSPTKSNVNKSESQGKGFLHSLKEILNDQSGKESLQELLSEFGGEIIDPQAIVDLLGELITEIPFEEGYLKEIMLQLDESQQLLDLFPKDVQLAIEELFQSEIPIEELIEAENLTDDPLHIVALLMALNYHEKESGLSFKQDQIQNVRQMLSTVFPIMQSENNFSSVREMTEKLANNLEKFLKGDQSVQQRNGGAEEWLRRLTQQMNEKRIAEQAYQQHLAQRDSTKPVAGLSMNLDMSNNHMSRLQQFVVHAGEQQADRPSEQQFLRQFQNILARSQFQNLGNGIQQLNIQLHPQSLGRLDITIQQINGVLVAKMMTTTAVARDLIEGQLQHLRNAFQTQQIQVDRIEVTQQQSSQQNSLKDQTNDESANHEEPSKDDQNKDEPSEEESFADFLEETINMEV from the coding sequence ATGAACGAAATGTTAGGGTTAACGCCCGCTATGCAGCAACTTAATAGTTCACCAACGAAATCAAATGTAAATAAAAGCGAGTCACAAGGAAAGGGTTTCTTGCATTCACTTAAGGAGATATTAAATGATCAAAGTGGGAAAGAATCATTGCAGGAATTACTTAGTGAATTCGGTGGTGAGATTATTGATCCACAAGCAATAGTTGATCTGCTAGGGGAGCTAATTACAGAGATACCTTTTGAAGAAGGGTATTTAAAGGAAATTATGCTTCAGTTAGATGAGAGTCAACAATTACTAGATCTATTTCCAAAAGACGTTCAACTGGCTATAGAAGAACTTTTTCAAAGTGAAATCCCTATTGAAGAGTTAATTGAAGCAGAAAATCTTACTGATGATCCATTACACATAGTAGCACTGTTAATGGCACTGAATTATCACGAAAAAGAAAGTGGCTTGAGTTTTAAACAAGACCAGATCCAAAACGTAAGACAAATGCTTAGTACAGTTTTTCCAATAATGCAATCAGAAAATAATTTTTCGTCAGTACGTGAGATGACTGAGAAGCTTGCAAATAACCTTGAGAAGTTTTTAAAAGGGGATCAATCGGTACAACAACGTAATGGTGGAGCAGAAGAATGGTTAAGAAGATTAACTCAACAAATGAATGAAAAAAGAATCGCAGAACAAGCCTATCAGCAACATTTAGCACAACGTGATTCTACAAAGCCAGTAGCAGGATTGTCAATGAACTTAGATATGTCAAATAATCACATGTCCAGGTTACAGCAATTTGTCGTTCATGCAGGTGAACAACAAGCAGATCGCCCTTCTGAACAGCAGTTTTTACGTCAATTTCAAAACATTTTAGCACGTAGCCAGTTTCAAAACTTAGGAAATGGTATTCAACAACTTAACATTCAATTGCACCCGCAATCTCTTGGCAGGTTAGATATTACCATCCAGCAAATTAATGGTGTTCTTGTTGCAAAAATGATGACAACGACTGCCGTTGCTAGGGATCTAATAGAAGGTCAGTTACAACATTTACGAAATGCTTTTCAAACACAGCAAATTCAAGTAGATCGTATAGAAGTAACGCAACAGCAGAGCTCTCAACAAAATTCGTTAAAAGATCAAACGAATGATGAGTCTGCAAATCATGAGGAACCTTCAAAAGATGACCAAAATAAGGATGAGCCGTCTGAAGAAGAAAGCTTTGCCGACTTTTTAGAAGAAACGATAAATATGGAAGTTTAA
- the fliJ gene encoding flagellar export protein FliJ — protein sequence MSFQFGLQKVLEVKEHEKSEAESKYSEAMKQFEDVATDLYHLLKKKEDLEAFYNEKIQSGTSISAIQQTQQTISHLQKEIDKLQLETQRARSRMNDQEQFLMFKSIDVKKYEKMKERKHQRYIQLEKEKESKFLDEISVQQFLKHEIR from the coding sequence TTGAGTTTTCAATTCGGACTACAAAAAGTGTTAGAAGTGAAAGAACATGAAAAGTCAGAAGCAGAATCAAAGTATAGTGAAGCGATGAAACAATTCGAAGATGTTGCAACTGACCTTTATCATTTGCTGAAAAAAAAAGAGGACTTAGAAGCTTTTTATAATGAAAAAATTCAATCAGGTACTTCGATCTCTGCTATCCAACAAACACAGCAAACAATTTCTCACTTGCAAAAAGAGATTGATAAACTTCAGCTAGAAACACAAAGAGCAAGAAGTCGAATGAATGATCAAGAGCAATTCTTAATGTTCAAATCAATAGATGTGAAAAAATATGAAAAAATGAAAGAGCGAAAACATCAACGGTATATACAGCTAGAAAAAGAAAAAGAGAGTAAATTCCTTGATGAGATTTCTGTTCAACAGTTTTTGAAGCATGAAATAAGGTGA
- the flgD gene encoding flagellar hook assembly protein FlgD, translating into MPNTITDSLYLQDYQKRKQASGNADLDKDAFLKILMTQLQNQDPMNPMEDKEFIAQMAQFSSLEQMTNMSEAMQKLVNQQQHDQFVSHSELIGKNVEWEHDVQMEDGSKRKELIDGIVTSVVFKDGKANLIINGEHTVSTKDIKSVSLPNITE; encoded by the coding sequence ATGCCTAATACAATTACGGATAGTTTATACTTACAAGATTACCAAAAGAGAAAACAAGCAAGTGGAAATGCTGATTTAGATAAAGACGCATTTTTAAAAATTCTGATGACACAACTTCAAAACCAAGATCCTATGAATCCAATGGAAGATAAGGAGTTCATCGCTCAAATGGCGCAATTTTCTTCATTAGAACAAATGACGAACATGAGTGAAGCGATGCAAAAGCTTGTTAACCAACAACAACATGACCAATTTGTTTCTCATAGCGAACTAATCGGTAAGAACGTTGAATGGGAACATGACGTGCAAATGGAAGATGGGAGCAAACGGAAAGAGCTTATCGATGGAATTGTAACATCAGTGGTTTTTAAGGATGGAAAAGCCAACTTAATTATTAATGGTGAACATACTGTTTCAACGAAAGATATTAAATCAGTATCTTTACCGAATATCACTGAATAG
- the fliG gene encoding flagellar motor switch protein FliG — MAKKKDLTGREKAAILLISLGPDVSAQVYKHLTEEEIEKLTLEIAGVRKVDTGTKEEVLDQFHQMALAQDYITQGGIGYAKDVLEKALGQSEAMEIINRLTSTLQVRPFDFARKAEASQILNFIQNEHPQTIALILSYLDSEPAGQILSELPQEVQAEVAKRIALMDSTSPEIVNEVEAILERKLSATVTQDYTQAGGIEAVVEVLNSVDRSTERTILDALEIQDPELAEEIKKRMFVFEDIVTLDNRSIQRVIRDVENEDLQLSLKVASDEVKEIVFNNMSQRMAETFKEEMEFMGPVRLRDVEEAQTRIVAIIRRLEEAGEIVIARGGGDDIIV, encoded by the coding sequence GTGGCAAAGAAAAAAGATTTAACGGGAAGAGAGAAAGCCGCTATATTACTCATCTCTCTAGGTCCCGATGTATCAGCTCAAGTTTATAAGCATTTAACAGAAGAAGAGATCGAAAAGTTAACGTTAGAAATTGCTGGTGTACGTAAGGTGGATACAGGAACAAAAGAAGAAGTGTTAGATCAATTTCACCAAATGGCACTTGCACAAGATTATATTACACAGGGCGGAATTGGCTACGCTAAGGACGTTCTAGAAAAGGCGTTGGGTCAGTCAGAAGCGATGGAGATTATAAATCGCCTGACTTCCACCCTTCAAGTGAGGCCTTTTGACTTTGCGAGAAAAGCTGAGGCAAGTCAAATCTTAAACTTTATTCAAAATGAACATCCACAAACAATTGCACTAATCTTATCTTATTTAGATAGTGAACCTGCAGGTCAGATCTTATCTGAATTACCACAAGAAGTGCAAGCAGAGGTTGCTAAGCGAATTGCATTAATGGATAGCACTTCTCCTGAAATTGTGAATGAAGTAGAAGCAATATTAGAACGAAAACTTTCAGCAACGGTCACTCAAGACTATACACAAGCTGGTGGTATTGAAGCTGTTGTTGAAGTGTTAAATAGTGTCGACAGAAGTACGGAACGAACAATCTTAGATGCACTAGAAATTCAAGATCCTGAATTGGCTGAAGAAATTAAAAAGAGAATGTTTGTCTTTGAAGATATTGTCACCCTTGATAATCGTTCCATTCAGCGCGTAATCCGTGATGTAGAAAATGAAGATTTGCAGCTTTCATTAAAAGTTGCTAGTGATGAGGTGAAAGAAATTGTCTTCAACAATATGTCACAGCGAATGGCAGAGACATTTAAGGAAGAAATGGAATTTATGGGTCCAGTTAGACTTCGTGATGTAGAAGAAGCTCAAACAAGAATTGTAGCCATCATTCGTCGCCTTGAGGAAGCAGGTGAAATCGTCATCGCACGTGGTGGAGGAGATGATATCATTGTCTAA
- the fliF gene encoding flagellar basal-body MS-ring/collar protein FliF, whose amino-acid sequence MNEKFIHYKDKTIEFWRSRTTNQKGLLVGSIIIVLLLFLSLVWFGARTNHVPLYTNLTPQETGEIKGTLDNRGISSEITNDGTTILVPETMVDELKVDLAAEGIPQSGRIDYGTFRDNMGFGTTDNEFSLLERAAIQTTLEDLIRNVDGVQSSQVMITLPEESIWLSDEPDQATASVVLNLQPGISLDQSQVRALHHLVSKSVPNLPVENIVIMDQMFNYLELHDDPSMGGDTTLSLYEQHRKIQRDVERDIQRQIQQMLGTMMGPDKVLVAVTTDLDFTQENRQEQLITAVDEDNMEGIAVSVERITETFTGEGAQEGGVPGTGETDVPGYPGLAGGGAGDYELIEERINNEVNRIHRDIVESPYKIRDIGIQVMVEPPDPEDPASLPPDRLDDIQQILGQIVRTSIDGDVTAQWGPNDVEDRIYVSSQPFYGKVEFEEPETGTPWWYFALGALTLLVIILLILLLKGRSKSEEGSVTHDQAATVDVPDLEDEADTEEKARRRQLEKLAIDKPEEFSKLIRTWLSED is encoded by the coding sequence ATGAACGAAAAGTTTATACATTATAAAGATAAAACAATTGAATTTTGGCGATCAAGAACAACGAACCAAAAAGGGTTACTAGTCGGATCTATAATCATCGTCCTCCTCTTATTTTTATCTTTAGTTTGGTTTGGGGCAAGAACAAATCATGTTCCTTTATATACGAACTTAACCCCACAAGAGACTGGAGAAATAAAAGGCACTCTGGACAATAGAGGGATCTCATCAGAAATCACCAATGACGGGACGACGATCTTAGTGCCAGAAACGATGGTTGATGAATTAAAAGTTGATTTAGCTGCAGAAGGAATTCCTCAATCGGGAAGAATTGATTACGGAACATTCCGAGATAATATGGGGTTTGGAACGACAGATAATGAGTTTAGCTTATTAGAAAGAGCTGCTATTCAAACAACGTTAGAGGATTTGATCCGCAATGTTGATGGAGTACAATCTTCTCAAGTTATGATTACACTTCCTGAAGAGAGCATTTGGCTCTCGGATGAACCAGATCAAGCAACTGCATCTGTCGTTTTAAATTTACAGCCTGGTATCTCGCTAGATCAAAGTCAAGTCAGAGCTTTACACCATCTTGTATCAAAAAGTGTTCCTAATTTACCTGTTGAAAACATTGTCATTATGGACCAAATGTTTAATTACTTAGAGCTCCACGATGACCCTTCAATGGGAGGAGATACAACACTTTCTCTGTACGAACAGCACCGAAAAATTCAACGAGATGTTGAAAGGGACATACAAAGGCAAATCCAGCAAATGCTCGGTACGATGATGGGCCCTGATAAAGTTTTAGTAGCAGTGACAACAGATTTAGACTTCACCCAAGAAAACCGTCAAGAACAGCTTATTACAGCAGTTGATGAAGACAATATGGAAGGTATTGCTGTAAGTGTTGAACGTATTACAGAGACATTTACTGGAGAAGGTGCTCAAGAAGGTGGAGTACCAGGTACTGGTGAAACAGACGTCCCAGGATACCCAGGGTTAGCCGGTGGAGGAGCTGGAGATTACGAATTAATTGAAGAGCGTATAAATAATGAAGTGAATCGAATTCACCGAGATATTGTTGAAAGTCCATATAAAATTCGCGATATCGGCATTCAAGTTATGGTTGAACCGCCAGATCCTGAAGACCCTGCTTCTTTACCACCTGATCGACTCGATGATATTCAGCAAATTTTAGGACAAATTGTTAGAACATCGATTGATGGTGATGTAACAGCACAATGGGGACCTAACGATGTGGAAGATAGAATCTATGTGTCATCACAACCATTCTATGGAAAAGTAGAGTTTGAAGAGCCAGAAACAGGTACGCCGTGGTGGTATTTTGCTTTAGGCGCACTAACATTACTTGTCATTATCTTGCTTATCTTACTACTGAAAGGCAGAAGTAAGTCAGAAGAAGGTTCTGTCACCCACGACCAAGCTGCCACTGTAGACGTTCCAGATTTAGAGGACGAGGCAGATACAGAAGAAAAGGCAAGACGTAGACAATTAGAAAAACTAGCGATAGATAAGCCAGAAGAGTTTTCTAAATTAATTAGAACATGGCTTTCCGAGGACTAA
- the fliL gene encoding flagellar basal body-associated protein FliL, with protein sequence MFQNRLVNIMLIMLMALTLIGALTLVLYTQFFQQTNAHEEPTIDDVLRVSAETEEITTNLLSNNIVRTQFVVQLDNRSAKDEFTKRDFQVKNIIIQELSDLRGSDLQGSEGIRGLEEQVRLRINEVMQDGHVEKVYLKNLVIQ encoded by the coding sequence ATGTTTCAAAATCGTTTAGTTAACATCATGCTGATTATGTTGATGGCGTTAACTTTAATAGGCGCTTTAACCCTTGTGTTATACACACAGTTTTTTCAACAAACGAATGCTCATGAGGAACCGACAATTGATGATGTATTAAGAGTATCTGCTGAAACAGAGGAGATTACGACGAACTTATTATCTAATAATATCGTCCGCACGCAGTTTGTTGTTCAACTTGATAACCGAAGCGCGAAAGATGAATTTACAAAAAGAGACTTCCAAGTAAAAAATATTATTATACAAGAACTTTCTGATTTAAGGGGAAGTGACCTTCAAGGTTCTGAAGGGATCAGAGGGTTAGAAGAACAAGTCCGCTTAAGAATTAATGAAGTGATGCAAGATGGGCATGTTGAAAAAGTTTATTTAAAAAATTTAGTTATTCAATAG
- a CDS encoding TIGR02530 family flagellar biosynthesis protein has product MANKIMPHHLQQALPKPGLKPTTKQSKPAVSFQSVLNNSIEKGTELKISKHAEKRLQDRGIHIQPEMWEEIHSKVKEAKQKGVNDSLVVTGDAALVVSAKNETVITAMDREEASSQLFTNINGAILIDS; this is encoded by the coding sequence ATGGCTAATAAAATTATGCCCCATCACCTGCAACAAGCGTTACCGAAGCCGGGGTTAAAGCCAACAACGAAACAGTCAAAACCTGCAGTTTCCTTCCAGTCGGTGTTAAATAATTCGATTGAAAAAGGGACTGAATTAAAAATTAGTAAACATGCAGAAAAACGATTGCAAGACCGAGGGATTCACATCCAGCCAGAAATGTGGGAAGAGATCCACTCAAAAGTAAAAGAAGCAAAACAAAAGGGTGTAAATGATTCTTTAGTTGTAACGGGTGATGCAGCACTAGTAGTCAGTGCCAAAAATGAAACAGTTATTACGGCTATGGACCGTGAAGAAGCAAGTTCACAATTATTTACAAATATTAATGGTGCGATATTAATTGATTCATAG
- a CDS encoding MotE family protein: protein MSENKKTNKLQMFFMVVFIPAIFAIILALVLLYYMGINVSENVQQAFSALPFIDSEVEDEDESSMEERFVQLEHENENYLTQIEQLEYELSMKDEEINQLQLEIESLIQIEESEEESPNERTGVNDVVQTIENMTASRAANIISELSDEEAVMYLRLMSVDTRSQILSRMDAERAAEIISDLSN, encoded by the coding sequence ATGAGCGAAAACAAAAAAACAAACAAACTTCAAATGTTCTTTATGGTCGTTTTTATCCCAGCAATTTTTGCTATCATTTTAGCGTTAGTCTTACTCTATTATATGGGCATTAATGTAAGTGAGAATGTACAGCAGGCTTTTTCTGCATTGCCTTTTATAGATAGTGAAGTAGAAGATGAAGATGAATCATCCATGGAAGAAAGATTTGTACAACTTGAACATGAAAATGAAAATTATCTCACTCAGATTGAACAATTAGAGTATGAACTGTCGATGAAAGATGAGGAGATCAACCAATTACAATTAGAAATTGAATCACTTATCCAAATTGAAGAAAGTGAAGAAGAATCTCCAAATGAGCGAACCGGTGTGAATGATGTTGTTCAAACGATCGAAAATATGACAGCATCTCGAGCTGCTAATATAATCAGTGAATTATCAGATGAAGAAGCAGTAATGTATTTACGATTAATGAGTGTGGACACTAGATCACAAATTTTAAGCCGAATGGATGCAGAAAGAGCGGCAGAAATCATTAGTGATCTTTCTAACTAA
- the fliI gene encoding flagellar protein export ATPase FliI, giving the protein MNIRDLIPHINEINTYKHYGKVSQVVGLMIESKGPQASVGDICHILVGGHPQRKIKVEVVGFRGENVLLMPFDHIQEIAPGSLVEATYKPLEIQVGSSLIGKVLDGLGRPFDGTSFDNHTFSYPTDNQPPNPLNRPRISDPLSLGVRAIDGLFTVGKGQRVGIFAGSGVGKSTLMAMISKNSEADLNVIALIGERGREVRDFIERDLGPEGMKNTIVVVATSDQPALMRIKGAMTATAIAEYYRDQGKNVTLMMDSVTRVAMAQREIGLAVGEPPTTKGYTPSVFAILPRLLERSGTNEHGSITAFYTVLVDGDDLSEPIADAVRGILDGHLVLDRKLANKGQFPAINVLTSISRIMNDIVSKNHRSSADYLRHMLAVYTDSEDLISIGAYKRGTNKEVDTAIKVHPKIIDYIKQGTDEHITFDESVAKLVNEFGRGGTS; this is encoded by the coding sequence ATGAACATTCGTGATCTAATACCACACATTAATGAAATCAATACGTATAAGCATTATGGGAAGGTCTCTCAAGTAGTAGGTTTAATGATTGAATCGAAAGGACCCCAAGCTTCTGTAGGAGATATTTGTCACATACTAGTAGGTGGTCACCCTCAGCGAAAGATAAAAGTTGAAGTTGTTGGATTCCGTGGGGAAAATGTATTACTAATGCCTTTTGATCATATTCAAGAAATTGCACCAGGCTCATTAGTAGAGGCAACATATAAACCATTAGAAATTCAAGTGGGTTCTAGTTTAATTGGGAAAGTTCTAGACGGACTTGGAAGACCGTTTGATGGTACAAGTTTTGACAACCATACGTTTTCATATCCGACAGATAACCAACCACCAAACCCATTAAATCGTCCACGTATCAGTGATCCATTAAGTTTAGGTGTTAGAGCGATTGATGGTTTATTCACGGTTGGTAAAGGTCAAAGGGTTGGAATATTTGCTGGAAGTGGAGTTGGAAAAAGTACGCTTATGGCGATGATCTCAAAGAATTCTGAAGCTGATTTGAATGTTATCGCATTAATTGGTGAAAGAGGAAGAGAAGTTCGTGACTTTATCGAACGAGACCTAGGCCCTGAAGGGATGAAAAATACGATCGTGGTTGTGGCAACATCCGACCAACCGGCTTTAATGCGAATTAAAGGGGCTATGACAGCAACCGCAATTGCTGAATATTATCGTGACCAAGGTAAAAACGTCACACTTATGATGGACTCGGTGACTAGAGTGGCGATGGCCCAACGTGAAATTGGTTTAGCAGTAGGAGAACCGCCAACGACAAAAGGGTATACTCCATCTGTATTTGCGATACTCCCACGTCTATTAGAACGTAGTGGAACGAATGAGCACGGATCAATCACCGCTTTTTATACAGTGTTAGTTGATGGTGACGATTTATCAGAACCAATTGCCGATGCAGTTCGAGGAATTTTGGATGGCCACTTAGTACTTGATCGAAAGTTAGCAAACAAAGGTCAATTCCCTGCTATCAATGTTTTAACAAGTATCAGTCGAATTATGAACGATATTGTTTCGAAAAACCATCGATCTTCAGCTGATTATTTAAGACATATGCTGGCCGTTTATACTGATTCGGAAGATTTAATTAGTATTGGGGCATATAAAAGAGGAACAAATAAAGAAGTTGACACAGCGATAAAAGTACACCCAAAAATTATTGATTATATTAAGCAAGGTACAGATGAACATATTACATTTGATGAATCAGTAGCTAAGTTAGTAAATGAATTTGGAAGAGGTGGAACATCTTGA